Genomic segment of Arachis hypogaea cultivar Tifrunner chromosome 16, arahy.Tifrunner.gnm2.J5K5, whole genome shotgun sequence:
ttttgttatagcatttaaaataaattaaataccatAACATCATATGAATTTCAATACTGATTTCTAGCATGGAAGTCATGCAGCTAAATACAAGATCAACATAGCCATTTTACGTGAATAAATAATGATTCATTTATTTGGAACTTTCATGTTTAGCGGTGATATCATAAATCACTAAGCAAATTCAAATATCATTACTTGATTTATGGGGCTCATTTTTTTGCAAATGGAAAAGCTCATAGTGTAATACCATGAAATGGAGGCATAGCAAAATATTGCACTACTATAGATCAGAGACAAAACGTAACTTACGTTTTGTATGtttatttcttttgaattttaaaatataccAAACGTAGCTTACGTTTTGAATTTTATTGTACTGCTTTGGTTTAATACTAAACGCAAGCTGCGTTTTACTaagttagaaaaagaaaaaagtttttaAAGCCCACAAAACGTAGGTTACATTTTATTAGTGTCAGAAATTTTTTTTCGGAAGCCCcaaaacgcaggttgcgttttgtacacaaaataatatttaaatccaCAAGTTTGCCTATAAATATGAAGTCCGGTGatgttcatcttcatcttcacttCTCCTCTTGTTATTTCTTACATAAAGTCCTTAGTGGGGTATTTTTTTGGCAGATAACTGTGTCAAAAAAATAGAGTTAGTTAAGGCTGAAGTTATGGAAGGTGTTGTAAACTTGCGAGTATATTATAACGGTGAGTTTATAACAAACACACATGAAGGAGTGATTTTTGTTTGTGATTGTCCGTTGTCATTTGCCATTCCATGTAATATGGGTTTTGTCGAGTTGCAAAATGGTCTTTGTAATAACATTCAAAGCCACATTTTGAAAAGGGTGAGCAATCTTTTATACAGAAGTCATGTGCAAGTATTTGGTGGGTtaatacagtttcaaataatgcCCATCACTGACGATGCCAGTATGCAGCAGATGTTGTATATTTATCAATAAACCCGATCTCACGTGCCGATGATAGAgctgtacgttgagtttgaacagcAGTCGGGGATGAGTATGGTCGGCGACGAGATCAATGTTGATGAGCTCGGGGATATAGATTGTGAAGAAGATAATAATGACAGTGAAGACGAATTCGAAGCTaactatgaagtcgatgacgAAAACGATGACGGAGACTTGGCAGGTAATTCGGCGGTGCAAGATGAAGCAAATGCGATTGTAAGCCAGCACCCGTTTGGTGTTCCGTCCTTTATGCGGACTCTAGATCTCGAATCCATGCATGCTCCGGAATTTCCTGAGTATGCGAATACAGGTATGTCATAATTATTAACTGAAGTTTTCTATAGTGCTTATTTTATTTGCCTTGTCTGACTGATGGCGGTGCGCATGTCGTAGGTGAAGGCAACGTTGCGGCGGAAAATGGCGAGTTTAGTGTCGGAATGGAATTTGGTTCGAGAGAGTCGgtgatatctgcaatcaaaagctacaccatctctagaggagttgattacactgtgtatgagtctgagccgcaGACATTCTATGCGAAATGCAAGAGATATGGTGCAGGGTGCGACTGGCTTATCTGAGCTAGCTTGATTCGAAAAAAAGCTTGTTGGGAGATCAGGAGATACAATGGCAAGCACACGTGCACCATGGGCAtgatttcacaagatcatgccaagttggactcAGACACAATTGCAGATGCCATTAGGCCGTTGGTCAAAGCAGACCCCTCGATAAAGGTGAAGTCTGTTATTGCAGAAGTTCAAGGCAAGTTCAACTATACTGTGAGTTACcgcaaggcttggttggcaaagcagaaagctGTCACAAAAATTTTCGGTGATTGGGAAGTTTTTTACCAGACTTTGCCAGTATGGTTGAAAGCAATGACAGTGAAGATGCCAAGGTCTCGTGTTCAAATTAAAACGCTCCCCGTTTACCGTGAGAGTGAGGAGGTTCAAGGTGTAAGAGTTCTGCACCGCATTTTTTGGAGCTTCTATCCATGTATTGTAGCATTCAAACACTGCAAGCCACTGGTGCAGGTTGATGGCACGCACCTGTACGGAAAATATAAAGGAGCACTTCTAGTAGCGGTTGCACAAGATGAGAATCAAAACAttgtgcctattgcatttgcgaTTGTCGAGGGCAAGACAGCAGACGCGTGGGAGTTTTTCCTAACCAATTTGTGGAGATATGTTGTTACCATTGATGGTGTGGGTATTATTTCTGACCGTCATACCTCCATCGATGCTGCAATAGCTCGCAGTAACGGTGCATGGTCACCACCAAGGGTGTGGCACATGTATTGCATCAGGCACATCAGGTCCAACTTCTTAAGGAGGTTCAAGGCTCCATATTTGCATAAACTCGTGGTGAATACAGGTATTTCAAATTGCTGTTATGGTTCTATTCATAGTAAATTTGTGGCATCTGCTTATGATTAAATGGTTTGTTCAACAGGCTATTCTAGGACGGAGTAGGAGTACAACAAAAACTACCAAAGGCTTAAAGAGCGGGGTGAGGCATATACTCAATGGTGTGGGTGTTGAGAGATGGGTGTTGGCATTCGATAGTGGTTATCATTGGGGACATATGACGACAAACTTGGTAGAGTGCATAAATTATGTCCTGAAGGGTGCACGCAACCTTCTTGTAACTGCCCTTGTCCGGTCAACTTTTTACCGGCTGAATGAGTTGTTCACTCGGAAGAGTACCGAGGCTCATGAGCGTCGCCGCAACGGATTCACGTATTCAGAATTTGCAACAAAGAGAGTTGAGAAAAACTTCCGACGTGCAGGAAACATTGTGGTCAACCGGTTCGATAGATGCAACGAGATGTTTGAGGTTCGCAAAATGCAAGATGGTACCATTTACACTGCTAACCTTGCGCAACGACACTGCGACTGTGGCCATTTCCAGGTCGAGCGACTTCCATGTCGCCACGTGCTTGCATGTTGCGCCAACTAAacaatatgtattattattattattattatcttaaaaaataatcataaattattaataaataataaacaattattaaacattatttactTTCCATTAAAAAACAATTacaatttattactattattacacagtattatttatttattattaaaaatattaatattttattataaaaattaataacttattattagaaaatattaataatatatttacatAAGCgtatcataataattaataataaattatttaaaaataataacaaatttttaatttatttttttaatttattagaccGTAGTcgtatgataaaaaatataaataaataattaaaaataataacaaatttattaaagataataaaaaatttattacacagtattttttattactaaaaaataattatattaataataataataataacaataacacatTAATAATAATAGCAACAACAGTTACTACAGtaatcacaataataataataacaataataataatattaaaattaacaataacactatcaaaataaaaaaaaatatttatccatTGAGGATGATCAAGATATTCAATAATGTGTTCCTCCGGTTTGGTAAAATTACGAATCATTATTTAATCCTTTACcgtaaacttcttcttcttctcccccacTTCTCCCACACTTCTTCACTTTCACTTCTTCACTTTTACTTCTTcaacttttttcttttactcTCGTTTCACTCCCGTTACTTCTATCTGCGTTTGGTTTTCTTCTTTATAAACAAATTTACCATCCTCCATGACGCGTGTCACACATGCAGCTAAGGTGGCTGCCAAACGTAACCTCCGATTTGCTTTGGTAGGCTGACAAACACAACCTGCGTTTTGCCTTCTCCAAAATTGGTCAAAAGTGAAGCTATTTTCATGCAGGAGACGCAGAGCCACGTTTCGTTCTTTGATTGCCTGGGCCTGCCAAACGCAGGCTGCGTTTTGCAGCGTGCTTCTCTTCCTTGTTTTCGTCCCTGCCAAAACGTTACTTGCGTTTTGTGCTCTCTGACAAATGCCAGCTCCACATTCATGCATAACACATTATGCATCCATTTTTTACCAATTCACCATTTTCTAATTCATTTACAAATTAATTTATGGATTTATGGATAATTGGCCCatccattttattttttcattttacagtaatttatgtatatttatttttaatatattttatttatattacaacATCTTTATTATTCTCCtaatatttaatagttaattgTTTTGAGCGAATAATTTTtaccatttaattattttttgaataaataccGACATAATAACCCAACTAAATTTGGGAGTTCATCATATTATCattatttatattatcttttaattgatttataattcattttattttctaaagctTAGCTTGGATTATATGATTGACAAATAAAATTTGAAAGATACATTACTTAATATGAATTATACCTGAGTTTAATTGCTCATGTAACTCGgtcttaattattattcatttttcttgTAATCAACACTTTTATTACTTATGTAATGATCATCATTTCTATCTTAAACCATCTCGAGTAGGAAACTCATCCCAATCCCTATTTATAAATCCACCTATTATAAAAAGAAACTCCACATCagtttttgcgtcataaacagtaaataggaactcaaagtatCTCTCTCTCAtctattaggaggaactaactttagtccctattgtggttccacttaattaattaattaaaataattaaatgtagctactatttttttcaataatattatttaaatttataaattcaaaaataattcactattaaaagatattaatattaaaaaattttatatataacaataatatacaatatataatttgaaattacactaatttgtaaaattacttaatacaaagaaaaacatagtTAAGCTTTATAGTTGACGATAAACATTATGAAATTgtcatatgtgttcaatcaagtcctctttcaaCTATGTTTATAAGCAACCCaaccaaaaattattttacaaaaattattttgtaaggcgtaaaaatcaaatttatttttttatgtaaacaaattttattaattatactttaatataataatataaataatattcaatattaattatgatataaataattaatataaattattaattaaataaaaatataattatttaatataattaattattataattattaataaattaattatgatttaattatttaattaattattatttaaataattaatataaattattaattaaatagagataattatttaatataattaattaaaatttcatataattatttatttttataacttgCCATGTGATAAGTTATTATTGGACATTATAAATTTTCATTCaaagagactctctcctctcaaAAACTGTGCAAggactcttcttttcttctcacgATTAATTCTTCCTTATGTCAGAAAAAAGTATAATGGAAATTGGACCATTGAATTTGTTCTTGATGACTAAATGGTCATAACATAAATATCATTCATTAATTCTATGCTTATAAACGACACCTTCTATATCTAATTTCAACAAGTACTCATACGATAAGTTTTATAAGTTCTATTTTATGTCTAACATTctatatacataaaatttttatatctctTAAACACTTATTAACTTAAACGTTAGAGTGTTTTTTACATGTATCGATCCATCGTATTCTTTGGCATTTGAGTTATattcaatcaataaaaaaataacgtATTATAACAACACAAAGaataaattatatcttaaaaGTTCATTCACACAAGAATaataacactattttttaaattaatataatgatCTCACTTGCTAACACTTAACTTGGccataacaaaataattaaaatagttcaTTCACATATAATAGATTGTGTAATATAAAAGTAGGTAACTATCTAAGGAACTATTATTTTGGTATACACAATATATACTTTAGAACTTAGGAGAATCAATGTCTGATGGGCCTTGGTATAAGATAGAAAAATCCATGAATGGTGGGATGATCTCCACAATTGAGGCTAGATGACGGTGATACATATACAGTATTCTGATGCTTaagtcaataaaaaaataagcaAGTGTTAAATTGTTGAAATGAACTTATATCAGAGGATATTTATAGGGGAGTTGGTGACTCAACCTACTTGGAGATGAGTCACTAAACTCTCTTACTCTACTTTATCTTAGTCAATGTAAGGCTTGGGAACTGAGTCCAAGCGAAAACGACCAAGGTTGTGCAAGATAAATTTCTTTTAGAGCGATTGATTCCTTCGTTGAGGCGTACATGTATGGAGACTTACTTACAAACATGAGCTCGAGTCAGTAATGAGTAGGCCATCTCAACCTAACTTGACTAACATTTGCTTCGGGGATGTGTTTGATGTAGGATGGCAAAGCGGGCCAACTCGCCTAGGCCCATACTATAAAcggggcgggccagcccgccCTGCCAACTAAAGTGGGTTTAAAATGCTAGCCCACCCCACTTTATGGCAGATTGGCAGGCTGGTGGGCTAGCctgcttgatttttttttttttgaaaaataaaattcattaaaattaatcaaaaaataataattaaaaatttaaatacaaataaaaaatagtcaaattataatataattttttagtatcttttttttttatttttaacttcaataaaattgtttaaaataatatttatcaatagaactatttttattttaaaatatgtcACATAATTTAAGCatatatatacgaaattgtaaaataaaataaataaagctaataactaaaaaaaataaaaataaaaaataaaaaagtatttgaaaattatataattattaattttgtagtagtaatcactcttttatttaataaaaaaataaaaatagttggCCTGGTGGGTTGGGCCCGCCCGTCCCGATCCGCCAAAACCCGCAAATTTGGTGGTGCGGGTTTAGCGGATTCTAAAATCTAGCCCGACCCACCTTTTTAGCCGATTCAGCGGGTCGGTCCGGCGTGTttgacccgttttgccacccctagtcaGATGATAGGCCATTCTAGATGAGGAGAAATTGAGTTTTCGTTGCCAGAACTCTTGTTGGGTAGCACAACATGGGTCATAAGTATAACCTTAAGGTCAGATTTATGCAACTCAAGCTTATTTATTAGGTTAGATACCTATATCGAATAGAACTCTCACTTGTACCAAGCTATTGGTTGGTAGTCATGTAAAGTAATATAGTAAAAAAATTCATTGATTTATTTTCATAGATCATGGCATGAATACTTTACGCACTGTTTGGATCAATGGaaatcaaaaggaaagaaaatgcaaggaagaaaaatagatagaaaatttcatttttcattgaTTGGATGAAAATGAAAATTGGAAAGAAAGGAAAAGCAGTGGTGTGGGACCCACCCCTAAATTTTCCTTCCAAACTTGTGATGAAAACGGATGACAATTCTAAAATGAAAGTCAAATTACCAATTTATCCATGGTGttaacattaaaagaaaaaaaaaatgaagggtattaatgtaattttacttgGTTATGATTTTCCTCCTACtttttttttcatctattttctcttcatccaaacaatataaaaaaaatcaacttttcctctcattttctttccttccattttcttttctcccATTTTCTATCTTCCATAAGTCATCGTTCCTATTCCCAATATTGCTATGAGAAGGCAGTTGTTAAATAGATCAAATTCCAAAAAAGCTAAAATTTCGATATTGAAAACTCGACATTGCCTTTGAATCATGAGGCAGCTTTTCCATTCCATGTGTTATAGCTTAATGAATTTTTGGGTTCGTGCCCATCATTCAATGTGAGAAAGATAGAAATGCTTGTGTTCACAATGGTAAGATGACAAGTTTTTCCTTTAATTGTCTAtttgcttttcctttctttttttacttttgtttcttcctttcattcttctttcttttcattttgaactttCACTCTCTCTGATCTTCCTTTCTTTGCCAATGTTGCTATTTATAATGTATGTACACTAACACAAACATGggataaaatagtagatttttgcCCTACCCGACTGATGAGCGAAAATTAAAGCTTACGAATATTGGCAAGTGCACAATCGTTCAAGTTATACCACGATAAGTGGATATTGTTTACACGAGAATTAAAGAATTGAGCAAGCAATTATCAAATTAAACGCCTAATTAGATCAATAAAACCTGGATTGAAGAGGGTAAGATTGAGAGCTTTAGAACTTGAATGCTTGAATGCTTATGGACAGAAAGCTTGAATATTGATTTGAGAGAAGACAATGATGGTGAGAGTCAAGGGCTTCGGAGATATATATGCTTTTAGAGAAATCAAAACTTGTTTACTTATCTTGAAGTTTGCAAAAGATCTTTCACGACAAatctttagtaactgattttcaaTTCCTTGGTTCATCAGTTTCTCAAGCATTAATTAGTcgtcaattaattaatcaagagaTTAAGTACAAAACctgatttatttttctaataagatttaaaattagtCCTGAGGTCGAATTATATGTCACATTTTTAAGCTAGTCCTATCCGATTAAATCTTTATAAGaaaaacacaattttcaaaagttgttctaatctgaattatatgtcacttattcaaaattagagtgattgAAAATCATGTATGTGTCTCACACTAATTGAACCACTATTCCTAGCTGAATTTAAAGAGTCATGTAAAAGAGTTTtcaagttttaattcaaatatcaaaattttcaattataataaaaagaatTCAAAAGGGATTAGCATACCTTACGATACTACTAATTCGAATGAAGAACGTATAACTCAATCATAGATTAATATcccatagaaaataaaataaatatagattaatatcccatagaaaatataaacagagctcctaacccttgaCAGAGGATTAGTTACCCATGGAAAAgtgaaagaaaaattaagaagaaGATATGCTGAGGAGCCAGATGATCTTCTCTGTGAACtaagttcacttatttatatcctaaattctagaattcaaattcaaactatccTAATCTTATCTCTCAGAgagaaagatatgataactacTTACTAACttctatttcaaattcaaaataataattcaaattaaatcctaacaaccaaatctCTTACGTTTCTAGAAAGAATTAATAATTAATCTCTAAAGTTTTCAATATTTTGGATGTAATTAAGGCTTCTAATAATGTAGATAATTAAACTTGGACCTTAATTATCACTTTTTAAGATTTGTAATTATGTTTAATTCGGACTTGTATTAGAGAAAATTGGGCAAAAAGCTCAAAAATACACTTCTAGGGGAGGCAGGTCTGCCGGGCGTAGAGCCTAGGCCGCCAGGCATGAGGGAAGGCTACGAGGAGTCCGCCAGGTGCGAAGGAAGGCCGTCGAGTGTGAGGGAAGGCCGCCGGGCCTGGGAGCTTGCCACTGGCCATGTCCTTGCATGCATGCTTCCTCCATTCATTAGAGCACGGTTCTTttccttaggctacgcttttctgcacttGTGTTTTCTTTGTGAAAAAGCTTTAGGTCATGCTTGT
This window contains:
- the LOC112757502 gene encoding uncharacterized protein; amino-acid sequence: MGMISQDHAKLDSDTIADAIRPLVKADPSIKVKSVIAEVQGKFNYTVSYRKAWLAKQKAVTKIFGDWEVFYQTLPVWLKAMTVKMPRSRVQIKTLPVYRESEEVQGVRVLHRIFWSFYPCIVAFKHCKPLVQVDGTHLYGKYKGALLVAVAQDENQNIVPIAFAIVEGKTADAWEFFLTNLWRYVVTIDGVGIISDRHTSIDAAIARSNGAWSPPRVWHMYCIRHIRSNFLRRFKAPYLHKLVAILGRSRSTTKTTKGLKSGVRHILNGVGVERWVLAFDSGYHWGHMTTNLVECINYVLKGARNLLVTALVRSTFYRLNELFTRKSTEAHERRRNGFTYSEFATKRVEKNFRRAGNIVVNRFDRCNEMFEVRKMQDGTIYTANLAQRHCDCGHFQVERLPCRHVLACCAN